CCACGGGAAGCGCGTCGGGCACCTCGTCCGCGGCCACGGCGCGGGCCAGTTCGGGCGCCGCCTGGACGGCCGTACGGCCCGTGGAGCGGTAGCCGACCCAGTCCGCGTACCCCTCGGAGAGCCACAGGGGTGTGGCGGCCGTGGTGGCCGTACGGGTCGCCACGTGCGTGGTCTCGTGGGTGAGCACGACCTGCTTGCCGAAACCGCCGAGCACGCCGTACGCCTCGGGGTTGACGATGATCCGGTCCGCGGGCGCCGTCGCCGGCCCTCCCGCCTCCCCGGTGGTGACCGCCGCGATCCCCCGGTACGCGGAGGACGGCGACCCGAGCAGCCCCGCCATCCCCTCCAGCGACTTCGGTACGAGGACCACGACCCGCTTCGTCCACGCCCCGCCCCACGCGTCCGTCACCGCCGGCACGGCACGGTCGGCGAGGCCCGCGTACCGGCGCAGCAGGTCCGACGGCTGCCCGACCCCCAGTACGAGGCTGTGCACCCCGCGTACGGCCTCCACGGTCCCCTGGTCCCACAGCTGCTGGCCCGTCCTGCGCGCGGGCTCGTCGTCGTCGACGTACCACCGGCCGCCGTCCCGCTCGGTGAGGCGCAGCGTGCGCCCGGCCTTCACGGGGGCCTTGTCGATGCCCCGGACGCGGTAGCTCAGCTCCACGTCGGCGGTGGCCTCGTCACCCGCGGTGCGGTGCAGGGCGATCAGACGGTACGACCAGGCCGCCAGCGGGAGCGCGCGCAGCCGCGTGAACCGTGCCGACGTGCCGGTGCGCCCGTACGCCGCCGCGTCACCGGCGAGGACGGCCGCCGAGCGCCGGTCCAGCAGCCGTCGTACGTCGGCGGACGCGGTGTCGGTTCCCGGCCGGCCGGCGCCGCACGCCACGAGGGCGACCAGCGAGCCGAGCAGCAGCCAGAGCGCCACGACCCGGACCCGCCACGCACCCCACGCACGCCTTCGACCAGCCACGCCGACGATCGTACGGCCCGATTGTCGGGAAGCCGATACGGCCGGGAAGTCCCGGAAGCGGTGACGTTCCGGACGCTCAGACCCTGGTGACCGACGAGACCGGCATCATGCCCACCGGGTCGTACCGCACCTGCGCGCCCGGATAGGGGGCGTGGATGACCTGGCCGTTGCCCACGTACATGCCGACATGGCTGGCATCGGCCCGGTAGGTGACCAGGTCGCCGGGCTGGGCCTGGGAGAGCGGGACCTGGTGCCCGGCGTACCGCTGGGCCTGCGAGGTGCGCGGCAGGGAGACCCCGGCCTTCGCGTACGACCACTGCATCAGGCCCGAACAGTCGAAGCCGGAGGGCCCGTTGGAGCCCCAGACGTACGGACTGCCCAGCGCGGCACGGGCCGCGGCGACGGCGGCTGCCGCCCGGCCGCTCGGCGCGACGGCGTTGCCGGGGTCAGGCAGGTCGGCGCGGTCGGAACGCGAGGCCCGGTCGTAGGCGGCCCGGTCGGCGGACGGCAGCGAGTTGAGCAGCGCCCGCGCCTTCGCCAGCTTCTGTTCGACGGTCCGCTTGTGTGCGGCGACGGCCTTGCGGCTCCGGTCCAGCTCGGTGAGCTCGCCGGCGGCCTCCGCCCGCTCCTGGGCGACTTCCCGCATGGCCGCCTGGAGTTCCCTCAGCTCAGCGGCCTGGTGGACGTTGATCCGGTCGAGGGCGGCGGCCTTCGCCAGGTACTCGTCCGGGTCGTCGGAGAACAGCAGTGCGAGCGAGGGGTCGAGGCCCCCGGCCCGGTACTGGGCGCCCGCGAGCGAACCGAGCGTCTCCCGCATGGTGTTGACGCGCAGCTGCTGCCGGGCGATCCGGTCCTGGGCCCGGGTCACCCGCTCGCGCAGCGCGTCGGCGCGCTCGTCGGCCCGGTTGTAGGACTCGGTGGCTTCCTCGGCCTCCGTGTAGAGCCGGTCCACCTCGGCCCGGGTGTGGTCGGTCGGCGCGGCGGTGGCCGAGGGCACGGCCGCGCCGAGAGCCGCGGCTGCGGCGGACAGCACGCAGAGTGCGGCGCTGGCTCCCCGGTCGAACCCGGACGGTGCAAGGCGGCGATGGAACCCCACGAGAAGCCGCACTCCTTCCGCTGGCGGACGCATGTGTTCCCCCGGTGTTGGGGGCGCGGCAGACAGTAGCCGGGCGACCACACGCGGACCAACGACCTCGACGGCCACACACAGTGACGCCCCGCCTATGACGCAGGTCATCGGCGGGGCGCGGGGTCAGCGAAAGGTGTCGGGATTCGCCCGTTCGGGCGTCAACGTGTCCTGATCTTGAACAGACCCGGAAGGAGTACGACGATCCGATCCGGCGACGAGAGGATCAGATCCGTACGCCGAACTGGAAGGGCATGTTGTCGATCGACTCGTACCGCACGACCGTGCCGGTGCGCGGCGCGTGCAGGACCTGGCCGTTGCCGGCGTAGAAGCCGACGTGGTGGTGGTCGCTGTAGAAGATGACCAGGTCACCGACCTGCAGATCGCTCTGCGAGTAGATGCGCGTACCGGCGTTGGCCTGTTCCTGCGAGGTCCGCGGGATCTGGATGCCGGCCTGGGCGAACGCCCACGAGGTGAGGCCCGAGCAGTCGAAGGAGCCGGGTCCCGAGGCGCCGTAGACGTACGGCGAGCCGATCACGCTCTGCGCGGCGGCGTACGCGGAACCGGCGCGGCCCGTGACGGCGCCGCCGCCCGAGTCGTCGAGGGCGGAGCGCTCGCTGGCGCGGCTGGCGCGGGCGTCGGCGGCGGCCAGGGCCGCCTTCTCCGCGGCCGTCATGGAGTTGAGGAGCTTCTGCGCCTCCGCGAGCCTGCCCTGGACTTCCTTCTTCTTCCTGGCCAGCTCGGTGCGGGTGTCCGCGAGGTCCCCGAGCTTCTCACTGGCCTCGGAGCGCTGCTGCGCGAGCGCGCGCTGCTTCTCCTGGACCTTCTTGAGCGACTCGACCTGCTGAGCGCTCAGCTGGTCCATCGTGGACGCCTTGTCGAGGTAGTCGTCCGGGTCGGCGGAGAGGAAGAGCTGCACGGAGGGGTCGATGCCACCGGAGCGGTACTGGGCGGCGGCGGCGAGTCCGAGGCCGTCGCGCAGGTCGTTGAGGTCCGCCTGGCCGCGGGCGACGTTGTCCTGGAGGGCGGAGATCTCCTTCTCCAGCCGGCTCTGCTTCTCCTCGGCCCCGTTGAGCTTCTCGGTGGCCTGCTCCGCCTGCTCGTAGAGCTTGTCGACCTTGGCCTTGACCTCGTCCTTGCTCGGCTTCTCAGTCGGCGCGGCGTTGGCGGCGTTGGCACTGAGGGCCACGGCGGCTGCCGCGGCGGTGGTGAGCACGGTCACGCGGGTGCGGCTCGGCTGCTTCGGTCGACGATGGGACGCCACGGAGGCGAACTCCTTCTTCTCCCGCCGTCACTCCCTTTGAGCGATCACCCGAGCGGAGGTTCGAGGCCTGACCTTAGTGACCTTCTTGTGATCACTTCAAATCCTGAGGTGAAAAATGTTTGTCACACCGTGCATTCTTTACGTACAACTCACGTGCGGTAATGCCCGATTGACACTACGTTGCGTGACAGTTCCACCAATTCGGGCATTCGGCGCTTATGTTGTCAGCCGCCCGAGAACCGCTTCAGCAGCACCACCGAAGCCACCGGCCGGGCACCGGCCTTGGCGATCCCGTCGGCCACCTCACGGTCCGTGGACACGACGATGACCGGCCTGCCGGGCGGCTCCGCGCGCACCAGCTGACGGATCAACTCGTCGGCGGTGACACCGGCCTTGGAAAACAGGACGCGCACCCCGCGCGGCGGCGCCAGCAGCACCGGAGCAGCCAGTTCGGCCCCGTCGAAGACACAGGTCATCTCGGCCCCGGTCTGCGCGGCGAGCTGCGACAGCTGCCCCAGCAGCCGAAGCCGCTGCTTCTCCAACGGCATCTGCGGATAGCCGGTCTTCGTCACGTTGTAGCCGTCGACGACCAGATGCGCCTGCGGCAGCGCGAGCAGCTGGTCGAGAATCGCCGGATCGTTCTCGGACAGCGCCCGGGCGGCGATGTCCTTCGGCGTCATCCGCCCCGGCTCGACCGCGTCCACGGTCTCGGCGGGACGCACCGACACCGGCGGCAGCGCCAGCTCCCGCCGCAGCCCCTGGGCCGCGTCGAGCACGGTGTCCAGCAGCAGTCGTACGCGCATGTCCTCGACGCTGCGCCCTTCCCGGGCGGCGCGTCTGCTGGCCTCCAACGCGGCCTCGACCTCGGTCAGCCGCCCCTTGAGCCGCCGCGCCTCGCTCTCCGCAGCGGAGACCTGCGTGTGCCCGTCGGTGCGTACGGAATCCATCTCGGCGTGCACCTTGCGCAGGGCCGCCTCGCCGCGCTTGACGTCACTGAGGGCGGCGCGCAGCTTGCGGTGCAGCGACTCGGCTTCCTTCTTGGCCGACTCCAGCTCCGTACGCAGCCGCTCGGTCTCGGTGCGGGTGTGCCCCCGGGCTACGGCCAGTTCCTCGCGCAGCCGCTCCAGTTCGGCCCGGCTCTCGTCGTCGGCCCGCTCGGCGTCGGCGCGCTGCGCCTCCTCGCCGGCCGCGGTGACGAGCTTCACCCAGCCCGTGGGGCGCAGCACATAGGCCGCGGCGGCCACGTCCAGCGGATCGGCGGCCGGGGGCGGCGAACCGGCGTCGAGAGCACCCGCCAGCTCCGGCTGGGCCTCCCTCAGCTTCTCCCCGATGCGCTGCCGGAACAGCGTGTCGGTCTCCAGCGCGGCGGCCATCGCGTTGCCGGCGAACTTGGCCCGCCGGTTGGGCGCGAACCGCGCGTACTGCCGCAACTGGGCGGGCAGTTCGGCGACGGTGAGTCCGCCGAACCCGTCGGAGACGATCTGCACGACGCGCCTGCGCACGCCGTCGGGCAGCGGGCGGTCGAGCACCTCGGCGGCGCCGTCGCCCGGCTCCCCGCCTGTGGTCTCCACCATCCGTCACCCCAACCGATTCCGGTGCGGGGCCTGCTCCTGTCAGGAGCCGGCGCCCGGCCTGTCCACGAGTTCCACCTGATCCACGGCGTTGCACCAACGGCAGCGCACCGACTCGATGGTCTCACTGACCACCTCGCGCTCCTCCACCGTGGGATCTCCCGCGAGGTCGAGGTGCACGTACTCCACGACCTTCGAGGAGCGGGTCACGTCGAAACGCGTGAGGTTGCCGCAGAGCGCACAGCGCCACCGGGTCGTGTCGGTCGGCAGAGGAACCGTCATCGTGGATATGTTCGCTTTCCTTCTAGTATCCGTGCTGCGCCAGATTCCCTGGAGCGTGTGGCTCGTAACCCTAAGGCCTGGCGGGTATCCACCGCCCGTCCGTCCACAGCGGCGAGGCGGTCTGCGCTGTTAGGTCCCGTTACGTCATGCTCTGTGTCCATGATCGGCGAGTTCGAAAAGTGGCGTACGACGGTCCGTAGCTCGGTCCGCGCCCGGTCGGCGCCGGTGACGTACGGGCTGATCGCCGTCTGCTGTCTGCTCTTCGTCATCGGCCCCGCCTCGGGCCTCAACCCGGGCTACGGCACCGGGGACGCCCTGCTGGCCGCCCAGCGGGCCTACTTCCGCCGCTGGGGCGTGGTCCCCGCCGACCTCTTCACCGGCGCCCCGCGAGCCACCCTCACCCCCGCCACGGCACTGTTCGTGCACGGCAGCTGGGTCCACCTGCTGGGCAACATGCTCTTCCTCTACGTCTTCGGCGCGATGACCGAGGAACGTCTCGGCCATCTGGAGTTCGCCCTCTTCTACGTGGGCTGCGGCTATCTCGCCCTGCTGGGGTACGCCGCCGCCAACGCCGGCTCGCAGCAGACGCTGGTGGGGGCGTCCGGCGCGATCTCGGCGATCCTGGGCGCGTTCCTCTACCTGTTCCCCGGCGCCCGCGTCACGAGCCTCCTGCCCTTCCTCTTCTTCCTCCCGCTGCGCTTCCCGGCCTGGCTGACCCTGCCGTTCTGGGCGACCCTCCAGTGGATGGCGGCGGGCCGGGCGTCGTCCGGGCCCGGGGTGGCGTACCTGGCGCACGTGGTGGGGTTCGGGCTGGGCTTCGCCTACGCGTGGGTGCGATATCGCCGTACGACTAGAGTGAGGCCCGCCCCAGCGACGGCCACCGAGGGAGAGAACCAGCCGTGATCACCGCGATCGTGCTCATCAAGACCAGCGTGGACCGGATCCCCGAGATCGCGGAGTCGATCGCCGCACTGGACAGCGTGAGCGAGGTCTTCTCGGTCACCGGCACGTACGACCTCATCGCGATGGTCCGCGTCAAGGC
This genomic interval from Streptomyces sp. B21-083 contains the following:
- a CDS encoding C40 family peptidase — translated: MGFHRRLAPSGFDRGASAALCVLSAAAAALGAAVPSATAAPTDHTRAEVDRLYTEAEEATESYNRADERADALRERVTRAQDRIARQQLRVNTMRETLGSLAGAQYRAGGLDPSLALLFSDDPDEYLAKAAALDRINVHQAAELRELQAAMREVAQERAEAAGELTELDRSRKAVAAHKRTVEQKLAKARALLNSLPSADRAAYDRASRSDRADLPDPGNAVAPSGRAAAAVAAARAALGSPYVWGSNGPSGFDCSGLMQWSYAKAGVSLPRTSQAQRYAGHQVPLSQAQPGDLVTYRADASHVGMYVGNGQVIHAPYPGAQVRYDPVGMMPVSSVTRV
- a CDS encoding C40 family peptidase — translated: MASHRRPKQPSRTRVTVLTTAAAAAVALSANAANAAPTEKPSKDEVKAKVDKLYEQAEQATEKLNGAEEKQSRLEKEISALQDNVARGQADLNDLRDGLGLAAAAQYRSGGIDPSVQLFLSADPDDYLDKASTMDQLSAQQVESLKKVQEKQRALAQQRSEASEKLGDLADTRTELARKKKEVQGRLAEAQKLLNSMTAAEKAALAAADARASRASERSALDDSGGGAVTGRAGSAYAAAQSVIGSPYVYGASGPGSFDCSGLTSWAFAQAGIQIPRTSQEQANAGTRIYSQSDLQVGDLVIFYSDHHHVGFYAGNGQVLHAPRTGTVVRYESIDNMPFQFGVRI
- a CDS encoding NYN domain-containing protein; the encoded protein is MVETTGGEPGDGAAEVLDRPLPDGVRRRVVQIVSDGFGGLTVAELPAQLRQYARFAPNRRAKFAGNAMAAALETDTLFRQRIGEKLREAQPELAGALDAGSPPPAADPLDVAAAAYVLRPTGWVKLVTAAGEEAQRADAERADDESRAELERLREELAVARGHTRTETERLRTELESAKKEAESLHRKLRAALSDVKRGEAALRKVHAEMDSVRTDGHTQVSAAESEARRLKGRLTEVEAALEASRRAAREGRSVEDMRVRLLLDTVLDAAQGLRRELALPPVSVRPAETVDAVEPGRMTPKDIAARALSENDPAILDQLLALPQAHLVVDGYNVTKTGYPQMPLEKQRLRLLGQLSQLAAQTGAEMTCVFDGAELAAPVLLAPPRGVRVLFSKAGVTADELIRQLVRAEPPGRPVIVVSTDREVADGIAKAGARPVASVVLLKRFSGG
- a CDS encoding rhomboid family intramembrane serine protease, which gives rise to MIGEFEKWRTTVRSSVRARSAPVTYGLIAVCCLLFVIGPASGLNPGYGTGDALLAAQRAYFRRWGVVPADLFTGAPRATLTPATALFVHGSWVHLLGNMLFLYVFGAMTEERLGHLEFALFYVGCGYLALLGYAAANAGSQQTLVGASGAISAILGAFLYLFPGARVTSLLPFLFFLPLRFPAWLTLPFWATLQWMAAGRASSGPGVAYLAHVVGFGLGFAYAWVRYRRTTRVRPAPATATEGENQP
- a CDS encoding Lrp/AsnC family transcriptional regulator gives rise to the protein MITAIVLIKTSVDRIPEIAESIAALDSVSEVFSVTGTYDLIAMVRVKAHEDLAEIIPGSISKIPGVEGTDTHVAFRTYSQHDLEAAFAIGLDS